Genomic window (Amaranthus tricolor cultivar Red isolate AtriRed21 chromosome 7, ASM2621246v1, whole genome shotgun sequence):
AATGCTGaatgtgaattttttatttaagttattGACATCAATCTAAGCCAGAATCATTgaatttttctgtttttaaaaatggtaaattacttgatttaataaatttttggaAGAGCTAAAcagttagtttatttaatttgtcaCTTAAGCTAATAACAACCAACAAAATCCTTCCATCTGGTGTAGCTCAATGAGAATGACATGGAATTTTCCggtttttttattagattgtatgatttaTTTGTCACTGAAGCTAATAACAACCAATAAATTCCTTCTATCTAGTGGAGCTCCATGATAATGACCCATAGAATTTTTCAGtcttttattagattgtatgatcaTATGGTCGAATATTACATATAACTATGGACTGAGTAAGTACTAGGATATTCTctgaaattatattatattttattaaggaacaattgacattaataatccaaccttttgctCATCAGCTgtgaataatctcacctttagattattttccaataatccaacattttcccTTAGTTCACtgtgaataatccaatctttattttagtttgcTAGTAGCATACCTTATTTATATCTATTAATAGTAATATGGTATAATCGTAATATGGTATGTTGTGTGCAAATATATGACAAAGTTTtgattatttgaaaataatccaAATATGAATTTCACTAAATATTTCTCACTCGTATTCAGATCAATTGTTCCGTTTGTTTGTTGATATTGTTCACCAATCACTTTTAGTTAGTATTTTATTCTtgcaattaaaatatattcaagtagaatcttgtttaattcatttCGATATAAACTTTATTGATATTAACTTTATATAGTTTTTCATCAAGcgcaattagagatattaaaaattgaaataatgcACCAATAAGTGTGCAAGATTAAATAGGAGATTTGATTAGAATgaaattgaataatttttttgggaaaattgtaaaaagtaaataaacattTGCTCGATCCGCTCAAAATAAACTcaactaatatttatttttcaataaacttacatttttgatataattgttgaaaataaactcattttttatgatttctgatttttgacttatatttttttatattatttacccTAATTTTGTTGAGATGAAGACTTTCCATAAATTTCGTTTCATAAATTTGACTCGCCTTGTGTTCTTTAGGGTCCAAACCCTGTTGGTTGTTAATTCATAGACCTaaatttagttatgtttttgCCGTCTGCAGAAACTTCTCTTATCGGTTTTCACTCTCCTAGGGTGAAAATGGTCAAAAGATTTGGCCGGAAGCGTTCATATAAAACACCAGTGTTGTCATCGGCGGTAATTGAAGAGCGTATAGATAAGTGTAAATTAACTCATCTTTGTCCTGACGAAATCGCCGACCATCTGTACTCCGCTTTTCCCGACTACAACCACTACAAGCTCATTCCTTTTCGctcaaaaattaggaaaattctTCAACAACAATTGCGGAAAAGAAAGAGGGATTGTGCTATAAATGATGAAAAGTATTCTGTGTTGCGGTCCTCTGTTTCCACTAATTCGTTTTCGATGTCATCTCATGATGACAGTGACAGTGaggatatgttgaaattcatGCTTAGGGAAGGATATAAAGATAATTTGAAATTTACTGAAAATTCGAGGGACTGTGCTAATTCGAAGGATTCGGGTGAACTATGTAGCAAAATAATCGAAGAAGAAAGAGGTGATGACGAGAAAGACCTACAAAGAGGTGTTGGGCCAAGTTTTAGAGATTTCGGAGGGATTAAGAAGCTGCTGGAAGATTTAGAATGGGATGTAATTCAGCCTTTACGACACCCAAAGTTAATGCGGCTTATGGATGTAAAGCCGATTTCTGGGATTTTGCTTTATGGTCCTCCTGGTTGTGGTAAGACACGGTTAGCTCAAGCCATTGCTCACGAGACAAGTCTTCCTTTCTATCAGATATCCGCCCCTGAACTCGTCTCTGGTGTCTCCGGTACTTATTATCTCTCTTTgtgttgttttttttcttttgcgtTATGGAAATCGGAAATTCGATAATGTTTCAAGCATTTATGGATATATAAGGTTGATTGATCCAAAACATGATTTGTCCTGTTTGACATGTTAGTTAAACTTAAGTCTGAGTAGGCTATTATGGTTGATGTCATTAGGGAGTGTTTGGTGCGGCAAGTGGAAAATGTGAAGGGACTACATAAAGAGAGATAAGGGTAATATTAAGTGTTTGTTTGGTATAACAAGATGTAAGGGAAATGAAAAGAAGAGATAGAATATATTGAAAAATGAGTAGTAATAATTTGGAGGTATCCATTACCCTCATGAAAGTTAACAAACACTAAGTAATGGAGTCAGCTAAAGTGAATCCTTTACTTAACTTGaaagttcataccaaacacAATTCCAAACAAAATTGTGCACGACAGTCAGATTAActtaacaaatttgtttttctaagctctaaatattttaacaattttgccAATCTGAAAGTAAAGTCGGTATTTATTGTTGCAAATTAACAATTTGCAGTCTTATATGCTCACAAAACTATTTGTCATCCATAAGGACTATTGAAGCTTTGGATGTGACATATCAATTCATTTAGAGAATCAGATGCACAAGATTTCCCAAATTGGTGAGCTTAAAGACTAGTTATAACTGGTATTTCTGTCTTATGATAAGCTTAAAGTTGGCCTAAAAAGGTCTGGGTATCatatgtatgtgtatgctaTTACGCGCTGATGCTTCAAATAATCAGATTGCCAAAAATATTATCTCAAAATCAAGGGTTTGAGCTTTAATGATGGCGTTTGCATATCCTGTTGTCCATTACTCAAATGATCCAACTTCTGCTTTGATTTCTTTATCGTTGCTAAAtttaggttttgggttttgataaTTGCTCTTATGTTCATAAATTTTGATATAACACAGCAGTAGGTCATAACTGGTATGAAGTTTGCTTTATTAGAACAACATTTTGGGTGTCAATGCTTGTCTATTTGTCGGTCTGTacatatttctttatttttagttcctATTGGATCTTCAATGCTTTGGAATGGCTGAACTGAAGTTTGAATAGCTTGGTTTTATTCATTGAACCTCTTGTTTTTAGTGAAGGTTTTGGTAATTTGAACTGTTGCATTTTAACGTCTCGTTTGGGCTGTTTTTGGCTCAAAATTTGAGCTGCTTTTTCTAGTGCTCCAAAATTGATGTTTAAACTTCCCCTGGAATGATCAACCTTTAGACCTGCCCTTGGTAAAGACACTAGTTTAACAGTTCTggttgttttgaattaatttgtgGACATGCTGAGTAGCTAAAAAAGCTAATACTCTCTTGCTCCTTATTGCAAGCTCCATTTGTTGTAGTGGGTACTATTCCATagtcactcttaatttgtactattttattcttaatcttaagTTGAAGCATAGTCAAcaggatcttatttgattatttccaatgtaaattttattaatattaaatttttagtttaatttttaattatgcataattataaaTGCTAAGgattaaattagtatattggATAGTGTGAAATATAAAAATGGTTTTTGCACTTTCAGAGGGAGTATTACTTTAGTGCTAGTTTCTTGTTGTTTTCCATGCCTGTACTATTTTTGTGACTAAAATATCTCAACAAGTATTCTGCATGACAATTTTTTACTGGCCCTATTAAAATTTTTCACCTGAAGTTTAGCTAACACAGAGTTAGAGACGCTATGCTGCTTTTGCATGATGTACTATTGATTTGAATCTCACCTTTTGGGATTGATGATATTAATACTTAGGTGCATCGGAGGAGAAGATTCGTGAATTATTCTCAAAAGCATATAAAACTTCTCCTTCAATTGTATTTATTGATGAGTTCGATGCAATTGCTTCAAAGAGAGACAATATGCAAAAAGTGGCAGACTGTCGTATTGTTAATCAATTATTGACATGCATGGATGAGTCTCATAAGCCTGTGAAGCGGAATGGTGAGATTGCAAATTGTGAACCTGATGAACGATTAGGTTATGTTCTTGTTATTGGAGCTACCAACAGGCCTGATGCTATAGACCCTGCATTGAAGAGGTGTGGGAGATTTGACAAAGAGATCCTATTACCAATTCCTGATGAAAAGGCAAGGGCTGAGATACTCTCCTTATTGACATTAAACAAAAGAGTTGATGGTGACCTTGATATGGCAAAAATAGCCAGGGCAACTCCAGGCTTTGTTGGTGCTGATTTAGTACACCTGGTTAACAAAGCTGGAATTCTTGCCATGAAAAGGTTCATCATTCATCAGAGGTTGGATCCAGGCGTTCAACTAGCGGAGGATCAACTGGATGAATCTCCTGAAGAGTTGGAAAAGCTCAAGATTTTGATGGTTGATTTCGAGGTAAACTGACATATTGGCTTACAATATATACGAATATATAAGCAAAGATCTCTGTGTTTTGTGCACTGTAATTGTTTGAGGGGTGACTTATTTTAGAGAGTTACATTTGCTGTTTTCACCTTTATATCTTTGAATTTATTAGATCTCAATTTAACTTCTCTATTTATTAGTATAGATGAACTCTTTGAACTTGTAAGCAATTAAATCTGATCATTTAGAGTTTTAAACTTTCAAGTttgtttataagcatttttttttgtgcaatttttggttttattctTGGAACATAGCTTTGACCTTAATAATGTAGTTGAGACTAATGACCTGCATTCTGAGCTCTATACAGGAGGCAGCTAAATTGGTGCAACCCTCATTACGAAGGGAAGGCTTCTCTGCCATTCCAAAGGTGACATGGGAAGATGTTGGAGGACTGAAAGAATTAAGAAGAGAGTTTGAACGCCATATTGTTGGGCGCATAAAATACCGTCAGCTTGATGAGGTAATAATGAGATTGCTATATCACGTAAACAATGTTTGTTTTGCCTTGATTTTGCAGAACTGAACTTATTTCTaccaactaaaatttaatttttcttgacCAAAGCTAAATTTTACTGTTTTTGATTGACTTTTAGTACTTCGGTGTTTTTTCTACGGAGTTAGCAATTCTTGATGTTTTTCTTGTGTAGTTATTGAATTTGAAATTTGTTGATTTAATTGATATATACATGGTGTCCTAAATGGCTTTTAAGAATCATTTGTCTTATATGTACTTAAGTAGATCTAAGAAGTCAAATATGGCGCATTACTAAACTGACTAAGGCTTGTATAACCACAAAACAACCAATTTAAACTGGAGACAAAATTGGCTGTACCCGAATCCCCCGTAAGATTAAAGCCGtaatcctaaaaggattgagTCAGATGCACAAatcatgatatatatatatatatatatatatatatatttcctttGAATTCACTTGAATCCTTCTCTGTTGCTCGCTTTTTTATCATGATATCAAAAAGCCATTCTATACTTCCTTTCTTCAGTCCCTTCTATTTAAAACATTCTTAGTGTATGAAAACTTTCTAAATCATCTTTGTGACactaatttatcattttctgATTTGTTGCCCCTTGATTTTGGCAGTAGACATGCCGCTATTACTTTAACATGAGTCTGACCTTTTTAATTGCAAATTTACGTGTGTTTGACCTTAAAATAGAAAACCTGAATTTATTTAACGAATCAAAGCAAATTGCGAATCATGTTACCCTGGCTAAAGTACATTTGGAGATTTGCATGTGTTGCAGTTCTTTTATCTAATATTGTAGAGTTTTCAAGTATAGATTTATGGTTTGGAAGATTGTTTGAAGCTAGGAGGTTGCCTTGAGCCCCTTTTGCTGCTAGTGCTACTAGGTGTTTTTCTGAGTTGGTTGTTATGGAGGCCATAGTGTAGTATGTTTGAAAGATGTCACCcttatgtgtttttttaatGTCAGAAGTAAGGAggaatgaaaaatatataagatTGGACAAAATTTTCTTTAGTCACTATCTCTAGGATTCTTAGTTTTAATTCCTCTATAAAAGCACTTTGTCTTGTTATCAATAATTAGCTTACTATACAAGATTTATAATCTCTCAGCATCATCCAGTTGTGCCTTAAAGATAGATTCATTCAACTTACTAGCGTTTTGGATTCCTTCATCGGTACTATGTTTTCTTGTTTAGTACTATGATTGAAGgaatttcatttcttttttccaTCTTTCATATCGGAAATAATGGAGCACAGAAGTGCACATTGGTTATTTGAAACGATGCATTGTCTATATATTTTGCAGGGGTCAGCTATGGATGAAAAAGGATATGTTGTTACTTTGtggttattaatttatttctgcTTGCTAACTTAGGCAGAACAATGATTGACATTCTTGGTGTTGCTGTGAAGTTAATTCATAACACTTCTAGAAGCTAGAAAGTAGAGTGGATAAAAGTTTCTCTTACTTTTCAAGATTTATGAATTGTTAATATATTTCTAGAGAAGCCTATAACCATGAaagaacattttttttttcttgattcttTTTCCTGCTTCTTGAATCATTATCCGTTCATTATTGTTGTGGgtttctttaagtttatttaatATGCCTTTAAAGGCTGGAAAGTAGAGTGGGTACatttttttcttactttttaaCATTTCTCAGCCGTTAGTTATCCTTCTATAAGCCTATAAACATGAAAGAACAATATCTTTCTTGTTATTGATTGTTCCTCTTTTGCTTCTTGACTCACTCCTCTAGTCTACTGCTTATTGTTTTTGCAAGTTAGTTTCACTATGCCCTATATAAGCTAGAAAGTAGTGTCGATAAAAGTTTCTATTCTTACTGTTCGAGGTTTATGAGTCGTTACTTGTTAGTTATCCACAAGCGTATAGCCATGAAAGAAAAATACTCTTACCTTTGTTATCCTTGAACATTTCTCCTTGCTTCTTGATTCACTCTACTGCAAAtacctatgttactcggactcttgatTTTGATTCGCATAGCCGTGTCCGATCCTCGATGCTCAAAGTCCCAAACATTGGTTATTTCAGGCGTAAATTGAACGTATATTCCAAATAAATTGACGCGTTAGATACCCGGACATGTAGCAATACCTGATTCCAATACCTAGATCTGATTAACATAGGAAAAAACTTTATTATCAAAGTATTTTATGTGATGAATAATCTCAGTCTGCAATTATCCTGCTTCTGACTTTGGCAGATAGCTGGAGTGGAATCTGCGACAGATTTCTTGCTTTTTGGGCCCCCTGGTTGTGGAAAGACTCTGATTGCCAAGGCTGTAGCTCATGAGTCTGGAGCAAGTTTTATCCATATCAAGGTTTTCCCTTGCCTTTTTAATTTTGGCATCTCATTGGTTGTGTAGCCTTCTCTTTTATCTACACTTTTAAGTTATTGAATCTGttgtttttgttctttgtaCACGGAAGGGCCCTGAACTTTTAAACAAGTATGTTGGTGAAAGTGAATCACATATAAGGATGTTATTTCATCGCGCTAGGACCTGTTCTCCATGCATACTTTTCTTTGATGAGGTACTTATCTTTTGCTGTTTTGCTATGACTTACATGTTCTAGTATGTTTCAAATGCAAGAGTCTTATCTGGAGTACTCACACCAGAAGTACAGAACAGCTTTATTTTGCATTAGAATCTACTTTTATCTGTGTTTGATTTTCTTCTACTTTTGTGATTCAAGTTTTCAACAAAACTTGTCTTCAAGTAACTTCCATTTGACATAGAAATGAAACTGTCCGAAAGTGATAATGAGTAGATGATGacttataataatgttaattgAGCTAAATCTTACCTTTCTGCCAGGTGGATGCTTTGACTGCACAGCGTGGGAAAGAAGGGAGCGGCGTTGTAGATCGACTTGTAACCCAGGTTCTGATAAAGTATCGAACATTTTTACTTTGATTGAAGTTTGTATGTATATTTTCTGACAAGGTTTGCATTTTACTGCAGCTTTTGATCGAGTTAGATGGCGGAGAAGATCGTCGTGGTGTTTATGTAATTGGGGCTACAAATCGGTATGAGTTACTATCTGATGAGCCTTGATGATTCAATGATTTGACATGTGGTTTTTGGTAATTGAGGGTCAAATTATGTGGTTTTGCTAGACCTGAGGTGGTGGATCGGGCACTCCGGAGGAACGGGAGATTCGGAAATCTCTTGTACGTGCCACTACCTAAACCTGATGAACGTGGTTTGATTTTAAACGCTCTGGCTAGGAAGAAACCGGTAGATGCGAGCTTGAACCTGTTTGATCTGGGCAGAAGTTCAATTTGTGAAAATTTTAGTGGTGCTGACCTTGTTGAACTGGTTTGTTTCTTCTGTTTTGATGTACCAAGTGTACTGCATTGTTTTATAACTTTCGTAAATGTATTCCTGAATCTGTTCGCAGTAGGTTTAGCTTAATTGGTCTGTGCTAATGCTTGACAGATGAATGAAGCTGCAATGGCTTTGCGGGATGAGATGCTAACTGCTTTCAAAGATGAGCCGACATCAGGGAAGGGTGTTTTAGCATCTCCTGATTTCACTATTAAGCAAGCTCATTTTGAACTTGCACGACGTAGAGTTTTCCCTTCTGTGTCTGAAGAGgtatatttcattcttcattaaaaattgtTATGCCCTACATTAGTCATTTTTGATCGAGACACTTTTTTGTTATTCCATTTTATTCTGGAGCAGCAAAGACAGTACTATGATATGTTGTCAAAGAAGTTTAGAGCAACTTCAAATTTTCCAAGGTAAGCCCGGGCTCATTGGATAGTTGGACAACACAAGACCTTGATAGATATCGGATATGGGTCGTCTTGCCAATCACCTACCTTCCCGAGCCCTGGCAATTAAGCGGGATTTATTAGGTACAGTGGATGGATTGCATTGTTGGAAATTTGTTATTGAATTTAGGGGTGGTGGTTCTGGCCGGTTCAAGGTGCACCGATCGCTTAGGATTTTGTTATTGTTGGGAACTTGTTACTAATTCTTTCTTCCAACATAAAATTAGAAGAGAATCATTAGTTTATTACTTTTTATGTTCTTTTGAAACCCTTCTACCTTTTTGTTTCTTTCACTGTTACCATTCTTTTTTCTACTGAAATTAACATTTCTTATTCCTCTTTCAAAAAATTgtttttgaaagaaaatgaGAACAAATAAATACTATCAAATTATCAATGCATTAACCCAAAATGACCAATTCACAATTCGTTTCTCTCTCTTCAATATATatgtaataagaaaatgagaacaAAAAGTTGTTGATGAAATCCTCTTTTGTGAGAGTTATAGAATCAACAATGGTACCGCAAATTTTAAATCGGGGTCCGAGCAAGATAAATTTTTGTAGTGGTGGTAACGATACAATTTATGGTGGTGGCAGCAGGCAGCGGGTAATTTTTGTTCAGTTtatttgataatataattttttattgtactattgtttttttttatttgaattatgttGTAAAAGGAGAGGTATTTAAACCTCACTCAAGGATCACAAGTATGAAGTTtaagtgtgtgtttgtgttgtgTCTTAGTGTAGGAATCAAGAATGCAATATAATgatgaatgacaataataagaaaataatcaacacaaagatttaaggtggttcatcAATCTTGGGCTATATCTTCCTTCTAGCTTAGGatttatattaatgtgtttaaaggagATAATGCAAATTTAAAGGAATTACAATGGAGATAAGTGTAAGGGAAGAGAGGAGCTACTTAGGGAGTATTTTACGTAAGCAAGAGAGAGTGCTCTTAGATGAGAGTTTGGTGCAATAATAAAGTCCTAGAACTAATTTACACTTCTCTATACGCTCTTCAATTACCGCCGATGACAACATTGGTGTTTTATATGGACGTTTTCGGCCAAATCTTTTGACCATTTTCACCCTAGGAGAGTGAAAACCGATAAGAGAAGTTTCTGCAGACGGcaaaaacataactaaatttAGGTCTATGAATTAACAACCAACAGGGTTTGGACCCTAAAGAACACAAGGCGAGTCAAATTTATGAAACGAAATTTATGGAAAGTCTTCATCTCAACAAAATTAgggtaaataatataaaaaaatataagtcaAAAATCagaattaaataaaacaaaaacttggacgagacggtctcattatcatcatcatcatcgtacccagtgtatcccgcttatAGACAAACAatggtcagggtctggggaggaaagATAGACGGCAGCTCATAACGAGACGGTCTTATAATGAGACCATCaatttgggccggcccaattcgcACGCgtaataacattttaattttttgagtatttatcaattttgactttaaaggtatcaattttgaaaattgatacctttaaggtcaaaattgatatctttaagatcaaaattgaaaaatgcccagaaaatttaaaaaaaaaatacccggGTTGTTGCACGCACGAATTGGGCCgacccaaattgacggtctcattatcaggtcgtctcgtccaagaccagctgTATAAATAATTGTAGAGATTTTATAATGTAGGCTCAATGGCATACCCATGTTAGAAAGGCGTAACGGAGGGAAGCGAAGCCTAAATACGCTAGGAAAGATTGGACATCATGACTTTAAAGTGTATTAATGAAATAAGACTATTTGTATGCAATAAGATGATTTTAGGCAtggaaaattaatgtaaataatAACACCtagatttaaggtggttcaccatTCATAAAGTTGTATTCACCATCTTATGCTAATGTAGGATAGAAGAGCTTGAAGCTCAGTACAACATAAAGGAATTACATTAATATAGCATTTCGAGTGTTAGGGAGAAATTAATAATGGAGTAGAAAATTACATGTGGCAAGGAGACGGATATGAAACGCTTTAGTTAATAGCTTGGCTCTACATATAGCAGAGGGAATGCACTCATATTGATAGCCAAAGTTAGGGTATTAACAAATGAACGCGACAATACTCAAAGGCCGTCAAAAAATGCTTTAATAGGACTGCTCGTTAGAGCACTTTATGTGCTCGTTTGAGCAGTGTATTGCATACTCAATTCTAATTTGTTTGTACTTTTTAATTACGCGTTTCTTTAGTCACTTACCTTGCTCTCGTGATTCTCAACAATTGTAGCATGTTTTCCATGCGCAGTAAAGTATATCAAAACGCATCCCTTGATCAAATCTAACTATCAATCAAAGTATATACCCGAATTTCTTCTACATAGTAAATATCATATTAGTTATAACACTATGACCAAGACTATGAACACTCTAGTCACACTACTACaatccatcatcatcctacccagtatattccgctcataaaaaactatgaacagggtctggggagggaaggacggcggcaactcatactcataaaggagagcgcgaccaaagggagtccctcgactcgagaaagattaAGAGAAGCCCCTACGTTGTGGGAGATAAAAAGCgcaatagataaaaaaaatacgtaaaaattataaaactataagaGAACAATACAACCAATAAAACtaatagaaatgaaaaaaaaaaaaaaaaaaaaaaaaaccaaacccTAAAGGTACCCTAAAATTGAGGTTTGCCTAATGAACTATCATGAATGTTTTTAGAAAAGTTGTAAAATTACAAGTCACATTTGTATTGGAAGGGAAACTATATGAATTAAAGAATTTTTGCCCTCAATAAAGTCTTTGGGAACTTAATTCCCACCCTAAGTTCATGAGAAACATATATTTCATGGTATCGCTTAAGTAGGAGTATTTTCTCTAGATCAAACCACTATCTAAAATAacgttttgatatttttttagcaAACTACTATATGAGATGCCAGTATATCCAAACtataattttgagggaaaaaaaaTCTAAGAGTAAACCGCCATCTAAGATGACGGTTtaccttatttaaaaaatttttaataaaaaaattagactcTGCGAAAAATTATGGGCCAAAGTTGCAAATTGATTTAGTTAAAAACTAAACGCAAGGTATTAGTTTATTGATTGTATGCTAGCAAAGTTGTCCATGAAATGTTGTAGGGGGGTGATTGCGGGTTTGAATCTTATTGTAAAAAGACAATATTGTAGAATAGACTtagttaaatttataattagtatTTGAGCTTAAATTTTTAAGACGTTTTAGTAATTTCTATAACAATGTAAATATTTGAAATAGTTTCTAACTTTCTATAttacaattaaatataattatttattgaaatagtgaagtatataattagtgTCCTTGTTAATTTAGTTACTACACTTATATGCACTAATATTGAGTTACTAGGTCTGCTTAGTTAATACTCAATACACTTAtcaaatatagaagtatatatcgTATATATGCACGATACTCAGTGATAgtgttaataatttttaatatatatatatatatatatatatatatatatatatatatatatatatatatatatatatatatatatatatatatatatatatatatatgatcaaataagaaggattttaaaatg
Coding sequences:
- the LOC130817644 gene encoding cell division control protein 48 homolog C-like is translated as MVKRFGRKRSYKTPVLSSAVIEERIDKCKLTHLCPDEIADHLYSAFPDYNHYKLIPFRSKIRKILQQQLRKRKRDCAINDEKYSVLRSSVSTNSFSMSSHDDSDSEDMLKFMLREGYKDNLKFTENSRDCANSKDSGELCSKIIEEERGDDEKDLQRGVGPSFRDFGGIKKLLEDLEWDVIQPLRHPKLMRLMDVKPISGILLYGPPGCGKTRLAQAIAHETSLPFYQISAPELVSGVSGASEEKIRELFSKAYKTSPSIVFIDEFDAIASKRDNMQKVADCRIVNQLLTCMDESHKPVKRNGEIANCEPDERLGYVLVIGATNRPDAIDPALKRCGRFDKEILLPIPDEKARAEILSLLTLNKRVDGDLDMAKIARATPGFVGADLVHLVNKAGILAMKRFIIHQRLDPGVQLAEDQLDESPEELEKLKILMVDFEEAAKLVQPSLRREGFSAIPKVTWEDVGGLKELRREFERHIVGRIKYRQLDEIAGVESATDFLLFGPPGCGKTLIAKAVAHESGASFIHIKGPELLNKYVGESESHIRMLFHRARTCSPCILFFDEVDALTAQRGKEGSGVVDRLVTQLLIELDGGEDRRGVYVIGATNRPEVVDRALRRNGRFGNLLYVPLPKPDERGLILNALARKKPVDASLNLFDLGRSSICENFSGADLVELMNEAAMALRDEMLTAFKDEPTSGKGVLASPDFTIKQAHFELARRRVFPSVSEEQRQYYDMLSKKFRATSNFPR